The Oncorhynchus mykiss isolate Arlee chromosome 20, USDA_OmykA_1.1, whole genome shotgun sequence genome includes a region encoding these proteins:
- the LOC110498867 gene encoding zinc finger protein 11 isoform X2, with protein sequence MRGHVSVKNGEEGGCGGSGLALSAVVRPAGGTAKFFPPLPLPALRLMVPPLRLVSAAIWQTIQQSHVMDYGMLEEFVTMVTDVVPELLNDSQRAQLILGLRARLVLELCRSKPFTDLQTIQPHLDRIKTLTPLWGTQADAEVGLSESSFLGLVQTLLKDPDEREHFFQDVFPVEFGSSYDAAIQKLMWQFLSRLEKLLPVSNFQQAALLLSDSPSLLEECVESVSHPQQLKTLLQYHRDLGQLDNHDTLSSSDGDCILSALCLPPVERVVIATEQTDSETHVSSLNVFIDTFTKELEVDSATLAKYTEMEPGTNMDVIAEDRVECKRKEKASSVINEEDNSEFAETEEVEPVLVLGEDGKMAPLIKTNKLKGLKRDRNDTGGMPDGKKHRTPSPPQMKSIDLSDTIISSMLHKPSVELQRIDTANLTLPLEPVRRNRGRKMKTLLARELKQTKTEFSEQKKRVCKRVKTPQNPNMCTVCGRVLSRFSDMKKHMQTHKNGRTYQCRNCQKTFKHLYTLQTHRKSCLFGTGQQEEIPSVEGSSVPFTMCEAEFAQSSIDRRTCMVCGKIVHRIGYLSTHMKIHSANRHYSLGEAKAVQKASPEGEDTEPSSGVTLEDSDSSSTSTPQDPSYDPELSQIKRPKCSSTAKKSNRKTFQKPKHMCCICGKYVTAGAFEYHMRTHSGERPFSCPHPQCGMKFIHSGGLRVHLRRYCKVRTVDAAELDSFNIRFECDKCEKTFTIQSKLRKHKLIHGPLYCTGCRKVLPDLETLTRHKLWHRPVQCSMCEESFMLTNLRTHYLDVHKFSGPFVCTHCPKSYKKFHSLIKHEMVHTGNLPLQCSQCPKRFIYNYDLVEHEKRHSDDRPCLCWECGKAFCTNIDLKQHMQNSHGEKSTECRFPCRHCGKPFRLSNSRANHEKTKHGGVRYPCTYCGKQFVCANALKRHDLIHTGERPFKCNHKSCDKAFRSRAELRIHTRYHTGERPFKCNVCGKGFVQANYLTTHYRTHTGEKPYSCSVCDKSFNYHDSLKRHMSTHSNEKPYKCLDCGKAFERKTLLNVHKRSCTSLLKC encoded by the exons ttccccctcttcctctccccgcTCTGCGCCTCATGGTCCCACCACTGCGCCTGGTCTCAGCAGCCATCTGGCAAACGATCCAGCAGAGTCACGTGATGGATTATGGGATGCTGGAGGAGTTTGTTACCATGGTCACAGATGTGGTTCCAGAGCTTCTGAATGACAGTCAGAGGGCCCAACTTATTCTGGGTCTTCGAGCACgg CTGGTCCTGGAGTTGTGTCGCTCGAAGCCGTTCACAGACCTCCAGACCATTCAGCCACACCTGGACAGGATAAAGACCCTTACACCTCTCTGGGGGACACAG GCGGATGCAGAGGTGGGATTATCTGAATCCAGCTTCCTGGGGCTGGTTCAAACCCTTCTGAAAGACCCAGATGAGAGGGAACATTTCTTCCAG GATGTTTTTCCTGTAGAATTTGGTTCCAGTTATGATGCAGCCATACAGAAACTCATGTGGCAATTCCTTTCGAGACTGGAGAAGCTACTTCCTGTGTCAAACTTCCAACAG GCTGCCTTGCTGCTCAGcgactccccctctcttcttgaGGAATGTGTTGAGTCAGTGTCTCACCCTCAGCAGCTGAAAACTCTGCTTCAGTACCACAGAGACCTTGGCCAGCTGGACAACCATG ATACTCTGTCTTCTTCCGATGGGGACTGCAttctctcagctctctgtctccctccagtaGAAAGGGTGGTGATTGCAACTGAACAGACAGATTCAGAAACACACGTATCATCCTTGAATGTCTTTATAGATACATTCACCAAAGAGTTGGAGGTGGACTCTGCAACACTGGCAAAGTACACAGAGATGGAACCCGGGACAAATATGGACGTAATAGCAGAGGATAGGGTGGAATGTAAGAGAAAGGAAAAAGCATCCTCAGTTATTAATGAAGAGGATAATTCAGAGTTTGCTGAGACTGAAGAGGTGGAACCAGTCTTGGTTTTAGGGGAAGATGGGAAGATGGCACCTTTAATCAAAACCAATAAACTCAAAGGGCTCAAAAGAGACAGAAATGACACCGGTGGCATGCCTGATGGAAAAAAACACCGAACACCTAGCCCTCCACAAATGAAAAGCATAGACCTGTCTGATACGATCATATCGTCCATGCTTCACAAGCCCTCAGTGGAGCTACAAAGGATTGACACCGCTAACCTGACGTTGCCCTTAGAACCAGTGAGAAGAAACAGGGGTCGTAAGATGAAGACATTGCTAGCACGAGAATTGAAGCAAACCAAAACTGAATTTTCAGAACAGAAAAAACGTGTCTGCAAGAGGGTTAAAACACCCCAAAACCCCAATATGTGCACAGTGTGTGGACGTGTCTTATCCCGCTTTTCAGACATGAAAAAGCACATGCAAACCCATAAGAACGGTCGCACCTATCAGTGTCGCAATTGTCAGAAGACTTTCAAGCACTTGTACACTTTGCAAACTCACAGAAAGTCATGTCTATTTGGAACTGGGCAACAAGAGGAGATTCCCTCTGTAGAGGGCAGTAGTGTTCCGTTTACTATGTGTGAGGCAGAATTCGCACAATCCTCAATAGACCGTAGAACATGCATGGTGTGCGGCAAGATTGTGCATCGCATTGGATACTTGAGTACCCACATGAAGATTCACTCTGCGAATCGTCACTATTCACTCGGAGAAGCGAAAGCAGTCCAGAAAGCATCACCTGAGGGAGAAGACACCGAGCCGTCCAGTGGTGTTACTCTTGAGGACAGTGACTCATCCTCCACCAGTACTCCCCAGGACCCATCTTACGACCCAGAACTCAGCCAGATCAAAAGACCAAAGTGCTCCAGCACAGCAAAGAAGTCAAACCGAAAAACCTTCCAAAAACCAAAACATATGTGCTGTATTTGTGGTAAATACGTGACTGCTGGAGCCTTTGAGTATCACATGAGAACTCACTCAGGCGAGCGCCCTTTCTCCTGCCCTCATCCTCAGTGTGGGATGAAGTTCATACACAGCGGAGGTTTGCGGGTCCATCTCAGACGCTATTGCAAGGTTCGGACAGTTGACGCTGCTGAGCTCGACAGCTTCAACATACGTTTTGAGTGTGACAAATGTGAGAAGACATTCACGATCCAATCAAAACTGAGGAAACACAAACTTATCCACGGCCCGCTCTACTGCACAGGGTGCAGGAAGGTATTGCCTGACTTAGAAACTTTAACCAGACACAAGCTTTGGCACAGGCCCGTTCAGTGCAGCATGTGTGAGGAGAGCTTCATGCTCACAAACCTCAGAACACACTATCTGGATGTCCATAAGTTCAGCGGACCGTTCGTCTGCACCCACTGTCCAAAAAGCTACAAGAAGTTCCATTCCCTCATCAAACACGAGATGGTTCACACCGGGAACCTCCCCTTACAGTGCTCCCAGTGTCCAAAGAGATTCATCTACAATTACGACCTAGTTGAACACGAGAAAAGGCACTCTGACGACAGGCCTTGTCTCTGCTGGGAGTGTGGCAAGGCCTTCTGTACCAACATTGACCTGAAACAACACATGCAGAATAGCCACGGTGAAAAATCCACAGAGTGTCGTTTCCCGTGTCGCCATTGTGGGAAACCCTTCAGGCTTAGTAATTCCCGTGCGAACCATGAGAAGACTAAGCATGGTGGGGTGCGCTACCCGTGTACGTACTGTGGCAAGCAGTTTGTTTGTGCAAATGCATTGAAAAGGCATGATCTGATTCACACGGGGGAGAGACCTTTTAAATGCAACCATAAGAGTTGTGATAAGGCTTTCAGGTCGAGAGCTGAACTGAGGATACACACGAGATACCATACTGGAGAACGGCCGTTCAAGTGCAACGTCTGTGGAAAGGGCTTTGTTCAAGCCAATTATCTCACTACGCACTACCGGACTCATACAGGAGAAAAGCCGTATTCATGTTCCGTCTGTGACAAAAGCTTTAACTACCATGACTCCTTGAAGAGACACATGTCTACACACTCAAACGAGAAGCCTTATAAATGCTTGGACTGTGGAAAAGCTTTCGAACGTAAAACTCTGCTGAATGTACATAAACGATCATGTACATCATTATTGAAATGTTAA
- the LOC110498867 gene encoding zinc finger protein 420 isoform X3 yields the protein MRGHVSVKNGEEGGCGGSGLALSAVVRPAGVPPLPLPALRLMVPPLRLVSAAIWQTIQQSHVMDYGMLEEFVTMVTDVVPELLNDSQRAQLILGLRARLVLELCRSKPFTDLQTIQPHLDRIKTLTPLWGTQADAEVGLSESSFLGLVQTLLKDPDEREHFFQDVFPVEFGSSYDAAIQKLMWQFLSRLEKLLPVSNFQQAALLLSDSPSLLEECVESVSHPQQLKTLLQYHRDLGQLDNHDTLSSSDGDCILSALCLPPVERVVIATEQTDSETHVSSLNVFIDTFTKELEVDSATLAKYTEMEPGTNMDVIAEDRVECKRKEKASSVINEEDNSEFAETEEVEPVLVLGEDGKMAPLIKTNKLKGLKRDRNDTGGMPDGKKHRTPSPPQMKSIDLSDTIISSMLHKPSVELQRIDTANLTLPLEPVRRNRGRKMKTLLARELKQTKTEFSEQKKRVCKRVKTPQNPNMCTVCGRVLSRFSDMKKHMQTHKNGRTYQCRNCQKTFKHLYTLQTHRKSCLFGTGQQEEIPSVEGSSVPFTMCEAEFAQSSIDRRTCMVCGKIVHRIGYLSTHMKIHSANRHYSLGEAKAVQKASPEGEDTEPSSGVTLEDSDSSSTSTPQDPSYDPELSQIKRPKCSSTAKKSNRKTFQKPKHMCCICGKYVTAGAFEYHMRTHSGERPFSCPHPQCGMKFIHSGGLRVHLRRYCKVRTVDAAELDSFNIRFECDKCEKTFTIQSKLRKHKLIHGPLYCTGCRKVLPDLETLTRHKLWHRPVQCSMCEESFMLTNLRTHYLDVHKFSGPFVCTHCPKSYKKFHSLIKHEMVHTGNLPLQCSQCPKRFIYNYDLVEHEKRHSDDRPCLCWECGKAFCTNIDLKQHMQNSHGEKSTECRFPCRHCGKPFRLSNSRANHEKTKHGGVRYPCTYCGKQFVCANALKRHDLIHTGERPFKCNHKSCDKAFRSRAELRIHTRYHTGERPFKCNVCGKGFVQANYLTTHYRTHTGEKPYSCSVCDKSFNYHDSLKRHMSTHSNEKPYKCLDCGKAFERKTLLNVHKRSCTSLLKC from the exons ttccccctcttcctctccccgcTCTGCGCCTCATGGTCCCACCACTGCGCCTGGTCTCAGCAGCCATCTGGCAAACGATCCAGCAGAGTCACGTGATGGATTATGGGATGCTGGAGGAGTTTGTTACCATGGTCACAGATGTGGTTCCAGAGCTTCTGAATGACAGTCAGAGGGCCCAACTTATTCTGGGTCTTCGAGCACgg CTGGTCCTGGAGTTGTGTCGCTCGAAGCCGTTCACAGACCTCCAGACCATTCAGCCACACCTGGACAGGATAAAGACCCTTACACCTCTCTGGGGGACACAG GCGGATGCAGAGGTGGGATTATCTGAATCCAGCTTCCTGGGGCTGGTTCAAACCCTTCTGAAAGACCCAGATGAGAGGGAACATTTCTTCCAG GATGTTTTTCCTGTAGAATTTGGTTCCAGTTATGATGCAGCCATACAGAAACTCATGTGGCAATTCCTTTCGAGACTGGAGAAGCTACTTCCTGTGTCAAACTTCCAACAG GCTGCCTTGCTGCTCAGcgactccccctctcttcttgaGGAATGTGTTGAGTCAGTGTCTCACCCTCAGCAGCTGAAAACTCTGCTTCAGTACCACAGAGACCTTGGCCAGCTGGACAACCATG ATACTCTGTCTTCTTCCGATGGGGACTGCAttctctcagctctctgtctccctccagtaGAAAGGGTGGTGATTGCAACTGAACAGACAGATTCAGAAACACACGTATCATCCTTGAATGTCTTTATAGATACATTCACCAAAGAGTTGGAGGTGGACTCTGCAACACTGGCAAAGTACACAGAGATGGAACCCGGGACAAATATGGACGTAATAGCAGAGGATAGGGTGGAATGTAAGAGAAAGGAAAAAGCATCCTCAGTTATTAATGAAGAGGATAATTCAGAGTTTGCTGAGACTGAAGAGGTGGAACCAGTCTTGGTTTTAGGGGAAGATGGGAAGATGGCACCTTTAATCAAAACCAATAAACTCAAAGGGCTCAAAAGAGACAGAAATGACACCGGTGGCATGCCTGATGGAAAAAAACACCGAACACCTAGCCCTCCACAAATGAAAAGCATAGACCTGTCTGATACGATCATATCGTCCATGCTTCACAAGCCCTCAGTGGAGCTACAAAGGATTGACACCGCTAACCTGACGTTGCCCTTAGAACCAGTGAGAAGAAACAGGGGTCGTAAGATGAAGACATTGCTAGCACGAGAATTGAAGCAAACCAAAACTGAATTTTCAGAACAGAAAAAACGTGTCTGCAAGAGGGTTAAAACACCCCAAAACCCCAATATGTGCACAGTGTGTGGACGTGTCTTATCCCGCTTTTCAGACATGAAAAAGCACATGCAAACCCATAAGAACGGTCGCACCTATCAGTGTCGCAATTGTCAGAAGACTTTCAAGCACTTGTACACTTTGCAAACTCACAGAAAGTCATGTCTATTTGGAACTGGGCAACAAGAGGAGATTCCCTCTGTAGAGGGCAGTAGTGTTCCGTTTACTATGTGTGAGGCAGAATTCGCACAATCCTCAATAGACCGTAGAACATGCATGGTGTGCGGCAAGATTGTGCATCGCATTGGATACTTGAGTACCCACATGAAGATTCACTCTGCGAATCGTCACTATTCACTCGGAGAAGCGAAAGCAGTCCAGAAAGCATCACCTGAGGGAGAAGACACCGAGCCGTCCAGTGGTGTTACTCTTGAGGACAGTGACTCATCCTCCACCAGTACTCCCCAGGACCCATCTTACGACCCAGAACTCAGCCAGATCAAAAGACCAAAGTGCTCCAGCACAGCAAAGAAGTCAAACCGAAAAACCTTCCAAAAACCAAAACATATGTGCTGTATTTGTGGTAAATACGTGACTGCTGGAGCCTTTGAGTATCACATGAGAACTCACTCAGGCGAGCGCCCTTTCTCCTGCCCTCATCCTCAGTGTGGGATGAAGTTCATACACAGCGGAGGTTTGCGGGTCCATCTCAGACGCTATTGCAAGGTTCGGACAGTTGACGCTGCTGAGCTCGACAGCTTCAACATACGTTTTGAGTGTGACAAATGTGAGAAGACATTCACGATCCAATCAAAACTGAGGAAACACAAACTTATCCACGGCCCGCTCTACTGCACAGGGTGCAGGAAGGTATTGCCTGACTTAGAAACTTTAACCAGACACAAGCTTTGGCACAGGCCCGTTCAGTGCAGCATGTGTGAGGAGAGCTTCATGCTCACAAACCTCAGAACACACTATCTGGATGTCCATAAGTTCAGCGGACCGTTCGTCTGCACCCACTGTCCAAAAAGCTACAAGAAGTTCCATTCCCTCATCAAACACGAGATGGTTCACACCGGGAACCTCCCCTTACAGTGCTCCCAGTGTCCAAAGAGATTCATCTACAATTACGACCTAGTTGAACACGAGAAAAGGCACTCTGACGACAGGCCTTGTCTCTGCTGGGAGTGTGGCAAGGCCTTCTGTACCAACATTGACCTGAAACAACACATGCAGAATAGCCACGGTGAAAAATCCACAGAGTGTCGTTTCCCGTGTCGCCATTGTGGGAAACCCTTCAGGCTTAGTAATTCCCGTGCGAACCATGAGAAGACTAAGCATGGTGGGGTGCGCTACCCGTGTACGTACTGTGGCAAGCAGTTTGTTTGTGCAAATGCATTGAAAAGGCATGATCTGATTCACACGGGGGAGAGACCTTTTAAATGCAACCATAAGAGTTGTGATAAGGCTTTCAGGTCGAGAGCTGAACTGAGGATACACACGAGATACCATACTGGAGAACGGCCGTTCAAGTGCAACGTCTGTGGAAAGGGCTTTGTTCAAGCCAATTATCTCACTACGCACTACCGGACTCATACAGGAGAAAAGCCGTATTCATGTTCCGTCTGTGACAAAAGCTTTAACTACCATGACTCCTTGAAGAGACACATGTCTACACACTCAAACGAGAAGCCTTATAAATGCTTGGACTGTGGAAAAGCTTTCGAACGTAAAACTCTGCTGAATGTACATAAACGATCATGTACATCATTATTGAAATGTTAA
- the LOC110498867 gene encoding zinc finger protein 420 isoform X4: MRGHVSVKNVPPLPLPALRLMVPPLRLVSAAIWQTIQQSHVMDYGMLEEFVTMVTDVVPELLNDSQRAQLILGLRARLVLELCRSKPFTDLQTIQPHLDRIKTLTPLWGTQADAEVGLSESSFLGLVQTLLKDPDEREHFFQDVFPVEFGSSYDAAIQKLMWQFLSRLEKLLPVSNFQQAALLLSDSPSLLEECVESVSHPQQLKTLLQYHRDLGQLDNHDTLSSSDGDCILSALCLPPVERVVIATEQTDSETHVSSLNVFIDTFTKELEVDSATLAKYTEMEPGTNMDVIAEDRVECKRKEKASSVINEEDNSEFAETEEVEPVLVLGEDGKMAPLIKTNKLKGLKRDRNDTGGMPDGKKHRTPSPPQMKSIDLSDTIISSMLHKPSVELQRIDTANLTLPLEPVRRNRGRKMKTLLARELKQTKTEFSEQKKRVCKRVKTPQNPNMCTVCGRVLSRFSDMKKHMQTHKNGRTYQCRNCQKTFKHLYTLQTHRKSCLFGTGQQEEIPSVEGSSVPFTMCEAEFAQSSIDRRTCMVCGKIVHRIGYLSTHMKIHSANRHYSLGEAKAVQKASPEGEDTEPSSGVTLEDSDSSSTSTPQDPSYDPELSQIKRPKCSSTAKKSNRKTFQKPKHMCCICGKYVTAGAFEYHMRTHSGERPFSCPHPQCGMKFIHSGGLRVHLRRYCKVRTVDAAELDSFNIRFECDKCEKTFTIQSKLRKHKLIHGPLYCTGCRKVLPDLETLTRHKLWHRPVQCSMCEESFMLTNLRTHYLDVHKFSGPFVCTHCPKSYKKFHSLIKHEMVHTGNLPLQCSQCPKRFIYNYDLVEHEKRHSDDRPCLCWECGKAFCTNIDLKQHMQNSHGEKSTECRFPCRHCGKPFRLSNSRANHEKTKHGGVRYPCTYCGKQFVCANALKRHDLIHTGERPFKCNHKSCDKAFRSRAELRIHTRYHTGERPFKCNVCGKGFVQANYLTTHYRTHTGEKPYSCSVCDKSFNYHDSLKRHMSTHSNEKPYKCLDCGKAFERKTLLNVHKRSCTSLLKC; the protein is encoded by the exons ttccccctcttcctctccccgcTCTGCGCCTCATGGTCCCACCACTGCGCCTGGTCTCAGCAGCCATCTGGCAAACGATCCAGCAGAGTCACGTGATGGATTATGGGATGCTGGAGGAGTTTGTTACCATGGTCACAGATGTGGTTCCAGAGCTTCTGAATGACAGTCAGAGGGCCCAACTTATTCTGGGTCTTCGAGCACgg CTGGTCCTGGAGTTGTGTCGCTCGAAGCCGTTCACAGACCTCCAGACCATTCAGCCACACCTGGACAGGATAAAGACCCTTACACCTCTCTGGGGGACACAG GCGGATGCAGAGGTGGGATTATCTGAATCCAGCTTCCTGGGGCTGGTTCAAACCCTTCTGAAAGACCCAGATGAGAGGGAACATTTCTTCCAG GATGTTTTTCCTGTAGAATTTGGTTCCAGTTATGATGCAGCCATACAGAAACTCATGTGGCAATTCCTTTCGAGACTGGAGAAGCTACTTCCTGTGTCAAACTTCCAACAG GCTGCCTTGCTGCTCAGcgactccccctctcttcttgaGGAATGTGTTGAGTCAGTGTCTCACCCTCAGCAGCTGAAAACTCTGCTTCAGTACCACAGAGACCTTGGCCAGCTGGACAACCATG ATACTCTGTCTTCTTCCGATGGGGACTGCAttctctcagctctctgtctccctccagtaGAAAGGGTGGTGATTGCAACTGAACAGACAGATTCAGAAACACACGTATCATCCTTGAATGTCTTTATAGATACATTCACCAAAGAGTTGGAGGTGGACTCTGCAACACTGGCAAAGTACACAGAGATGGAACCCGGGACAAATATGGACGTAATAGCAGAGGATAGGGTGGAATGTAAGAGAAAGGAAAAAGCATCCTCAGTTATTAATGAAGAGGATAATTCAGAGTTTGCTGAGACTGAAGAGGTGGAACCAGTCTTGGTTTTAGGGGAAGATGGGAAGATGGCACCTTTAATCAAAACCAATAAACTCAAAGGGCTCAAAAGAGACAGAAATGACACCGGTGGCATGCCTGATGGAAAAAAACACCGAACACCTAGCCCTCCACAAATGAAAAGCATAGACCTGTCTGATACGATCATATCGTCCATGCTTCACAAGCCCTCAGTGGAGCTACAAAGGATTGACACCGCTAACCTGACGTTGCCCTTAGAACCAGTGAGAAGAAACAGGGGTCGTAAGATGAAGACATTGCTAGCACGAGAATTGAAGCAAACCAAAACTGAATTTTCAGAACAGAAAAAACGTGTCTGCAAGAGGGTTAAAACACCCCAAAACCCCAATATGTGCACAGTGTGTGGACGTGTCTTATCCCGCTTTTCAGACATGAAAAAGCACATGCAAACCCATAAGAACGGTCGCACCTATCAGTGTCGCAATTGTCAGAAGACTTTCAAGCACTTGTACACTTTGCAAACTCACAGAAAGTCATGTCTATTTGGAACTGGGCAACAAGAGGAGATTCCCTCTGTAGAGGGCAGTAGTGTTCCGTTTACTATGTGTGAGGCAGAATTCGCACAATCCTCAATAGACCGTAGAACATGCATGGTGTGCGGCAAGATTGTGCATCGCATTGGATACTTGAGTACCCACATGAAGATTCACTCTGCGAATCGTCACTATTCACTCGGAGAAGCGAAAGCAGTCCAGAAAGCATCACCTGAGGGAGAAGACACCGAGCCGTCCAGTGGTGTTACTCTTGAGGACAGTGACTCATCCTCCACCAGTACTCCCCAGGACCCATCTTACGACCCAGAACTCAGCCAGATCAAAAGACCAAAGTGCTCCAGCACAGCAAAGAAGTCAAACCGAAAAACCTTCCAAAAACCAAAACATATGTGCTGTATTTGTGGTAAATACGTGACTGCTGGAGCCTTTGAGTATCACATGAGAACTCACTCAGGCGAGCGCCCTTTCTCCTGCCCTCATCCTCAGTGTGGGATGAAGTTCATACACAGCGGAGGTTTGCGGGTCCATCTCAGACGCTATTGCAAGGTTCGGACAGTTGACGCTGCTGAGCTCGACAGCTTCAACATACGTTTTGAGTGTGACAAATGTGAGAAGACATTCACGATCCAATCAAAACTGAGGAAACACAAACTTATCCACGGCCCGCTCTACTGCACAGGGTGCAGGAAGGTATTGCCTGACTTAGAAACTTTAACCAGACACAAGCTTTGGCACAGGCCCGTTCAGTGCAGCATGTGTGAGGAGAGCTTCATGCTCACAAACCTCAGAACACACTATCTGGATGTCCATAAGTTCAGCGGACCGTTCGTCTGCACCCACTGTCCAAAAAGCTACAAGAAGTTCCATTCCCTCATCAAACACGAGATGGTTCACACCGGGAACCTCCCCTTACAGTGCTCCCAGTGTCCAAAGAGATTCATCTACAATTACGACCTAGTTGAACACGAGAAAAGGCACTCTGACGACAGGCCTTGTCTCTGCTGGGAGTGTGGCAAGGCCTTCTGTACCAACATTGACCTGAAACAACACATGCAGAATAGCCACGGTGAAAAATCCACAGAGTGTCGTTTCCCGTGTCGCCATTGTGGGAAACCCTTCAGGCTTAGTAATTCCCGTGCGAACCATGAGAAGACTAAGCATGGTGGGGTGCGCTACCCGTGTACGTACTGTGGCAAGCAGTTTGTTTGTGCAAATGCATTGAAAAGGCATGATCTGATTCACACGGGGGAGAGACCTTTTAAATGCAACCATAAGAGTTGTGATAAGGCTTTCAGGTCGAGAGCTGAACTGAGGATACACACGAGATACCATACTGGAGAACGGCCGTTCAAGTGCAACGTCTGTGGAAAGGGCTTTGTTCAAGCCAATTATCTCACTACGCACTACCGGACTCATACAGGAGAAAAGCCGTATTCATGTTCCGTCTGTGACAAAAGCTTTAACTACCATGACTCCTTGAAGAGACACATGTCTACACACTCAAACGAGAAGCCTTATAAATGCTTGGACTGTGGAAAAGCTTTCGAACGTAAAACTCTGCTGAATGTACATAAACGATCATGTACATCATTATTGAAATGTTAA